One window of the Chiroxiphia lanceolata isolate bChiLan1 chromosome 30, bChiLan1.pri, whole genome shotgun sequence genome contains the following:
- the LOC116800094 gene encoding tubulin alpha-1C chain: MRECISIHVGQAGVQIGNACWELYCLEHGIQPDGQMPSDKTIGGGDDSFNTFFSETGAGKHVPRAVFVDLEPTVIDEVRTGTYRQLFHPEQLITGKEDAANNYARGHYTIGKEIIDLVLDRIRKLADQCTGLQGFLVFHSFGGGTGSGFTSLLMERLSVDYGKKSKLEFSIYPAPQVSTAVVEPYNSILTTHTTLEHSDCAFMVDNEAIYDICRRNLDIERPTYTNLNRLISQIVSSITASLRFDGALNVDLTEFQTNLVPYPRIHFPLATYAPVISAEKAYHEQLSVAEITNACFEPANQMVKCDPRHGKYMACCLLYRGDVVPKDVNAAIATIKTKRTIQFVDWCPTGFKVGINYQPPTVVPGGDLAKVQRAVCMLSNTTAIAEAWARLDHKFDLMYAKRAFVHWYVGEGMEEGEFSEAREDMAALEKDYEEVGADSMEGDDEGAEY, translated from the exons ATG CGCGAGTGCATCTCCATCCACGTGGGCCAAGCGGGCGTGCAGATCGGCAATGCCTGCTGGGAGCTGTACTGCCTGGAGCACGGCATCCAGCCCGACGGGCAGATGCCCAGCGACAAGACCATCGGCGGGGGGGACGACTCCTTCAACACCTTCTTCAGCGAGACGGGGGCCGGCAAGCACGTGCCCCGGGCCGTCTTCGTGGACCTGGAGCCCACGGTGATCG ACGAGGTGCGCACGGGGACGTACCGGCAGCTCTTCCACCCCGAGCAGCTGATCACGGGCAAGGAGGATGCGGCCAACAACTACGCCCGCGGGCACTACACCATCGGGAAGGAGATCATCGACCTGGTCCTCGACCGCATCCGCAAGCTG GCTGACCAGtgcacagggctgcagggcttCCTGGTGTTCCACAGCTTCGGGGGCGGCACCGGCTCCGgcttcacctccctgctcaTGGAGCGGCTCTCTGTCGACTATGGCAAGAAGTCCAAGCTGGAGTTCTCCATCTACCCGGCCCCGCAGGTCTCCACGGCCGTGGTGGAGCCCTACAACTCCATCCTCACCACCCACACCACCCTGGAGCACTCCGACTGCGCCTTCATGGTGGACAACGAGGCCATCTATGACATCTGCCGCCGCAACCTGGACATCGAGAGGCCCACCTACACCAACCTCAACCGCCTCATCAGCCAGATCGTGTCCTCCATCACGGCCTCGCTGCGCTTCGACGGGGCCCTGAACGTCGACCTGACGGAGTTCCAGACCAACCTGGTGCCGTACCCCCGCATCCACTTCCCGCTGGCCACCTACGCCCCCGTCATCTCCGCCGAGAAGGCTTATCACGAGCAGCTGTCGGTGGCCGAGATCACCAACGCCTGCTTCGAGCCGGCCAACCAGATGGTGAAGTGCGACCCCCGGCACGGCAAGTACATGGCGTGCTGCCTGCTGTACCGCGGGGACGTGGTGCCCAAGGACGTCAACGCCGCCATCGCCACCATCAAGACCAAGCGCACCATCCAGTTCGTGGACTGGTGCCCCACCGGCTTCAAGGTGGGCATCAACTACCAGCCGCCCACGGTGGTGCCCGGGGGGGACCTGGCCAAGGTGCAGAGGGCCGTGTGCATGCTGAGCAACACCACGGCCATCGCCGAGGCCTGGGCCCGCCTGGACCACAAGTTTGACCTGATGTACGCCAAGCGGGCGTTCGTGCACTGGTACGTGGGGGAGGGCATGGAGGAGGGGGAGTTCTCGGAGGCCCGGGAGGATATGGCTGCCCTGGAGAAGGATTACGAGGAGGTGGGGGCTGACAGCATGGAGGGTGATGACGAGGGGGCGGAATACTAG
- the LOC116800093 gene encoding histone-lysine N-methyltransferase 2D-like: protein MFRINNEHVIDATLTGGPARYINHSCAPNCVAEVVTFDKEDKIIIISSRRIPKGEELTYDYQFDFEDDQHKIPCHCGAWNCRKWMN from the exons ATGTTCCGCATCAACAACGAGCACGTCATTGACGCCACACTGACGGGGGGCCCGGCCAG GTACATCAACCACTCGTGTGCCCCGAACTGTGTGGCCGAAGTCGTGACCTTCGACAAGGAGGACAAGATCATCATCATCTCCAGCCGGCGCATCCCCAAGGGGGAGGAG CTCACCTACGACTACCAGTTCGACTTCGAGGACGATCAGCACAAGATCCCCTGCCACTGTGGAGCCTGGAATTGCAGGAAGTGGATGAACTAG